One genomic segment of Trichococcus shcherbakoviae includes these proteins:
- a CDS encoding PTS sugar transporter subunit IIB, with the protein MTLSIMLACAGGFSTSMLVERMKDAAKERGMEVNIDATAEGKVDKLIQNIDILLLGPQVGYMEESFKKKYSGHPVAIATIPSMDYGMMNGKKVLAEALNLLNK; encoded by the coding sequence ATGACACTATCGATTATGTTGGCCTGTGCGGGAGGTTTCTCGACCAGTATGCTGGTCGAACGGATGAAGGACGCAGCAAAAGAGAGAGGGATGGAGGTCAATATCGATGCCACGGCGGAAGGGAAAGTGGATAAGCTGATCCAGAATATCGACATCCTCCTGCTGGGTCCGCAAGTCGGTTACATGGAGGAGAGCTTTAAAAAGAAGTACAGTGGCCATCCGGTCGCGATCGCAACGATTCCTTCGATGGATTACGGCATGATGAACGGCAAAAAAGTATTGGCGGAGGCTTTAAATTTATTAAACAAATAG
- a CDS encoding PTS lactose/cellobiose transporter subunit IIA: MEDEENIIMQLIIHGGDARAYSMKAIQAAEKGEFMEADKLMGEARTSLNKAHDLQTTIIQEEIRGKPTNTTLLMVHAQDHVMNAMTVRDLAQHLIQLREEVHLFHTQKVNQEGIA; this comes from the coding sequence TTGGAAGACGAGGAGAACATCATCATGCAACTGATCATCCATGGGGGAGATGCCCGCGCGTACAGCATGAAAGCCATCCAAGCTGCCGAAAAGGGCGAGTTTATGGAAGCCGACAAACTGATGGGGGAGGCAAGGACTTCCTTGAACAAGGCGCATGATCTGCAAACTACGATCATCCAAGAAGAAATCAGAGGAAAACCGACCAACACTACGCTGCTGATGGTCCATGCACAGGATCATGTGATGAATGCCATGACCGTGAGGGATCTGGCGCAGCACCTGATCCAACTGAGGGAAGAAGTCCATTTGTTCCATACACAAAAAGTGAATCAGGAGGGGATTGCATGA
- a CDS encoding sigma 54-interacting transcriptional regulator has translation MQRIEKVLEALGMLYEEKKHGITAEEIAYRLKSDRSNISRDLNQLYKEKRCYKEKTRPVRFFPCARKVPQQAAAPKETPKIVDMDKFLKKNPSLFHQIEQGKAAILYPGDGMHMLLLGETGVGKSLFADLLHKYGIQSGKLAESSPFIQFNCADYAHNPQLLMSQLFGHTKGAYTGAETNKTGLLEKANGGILFLDEIHRLPIEGQEMLFTYIDRGVFRPLGESEKDHHANVLIIGATTEKKDTLLKTFIRRLPIIIDLPSLRERSIEERHQLFDAFVQQEVDQLGVPMYFSKNALKAFLHYKCELNIGQFKADIRIAFAKSYARFLAVKENYLKVSSNDLPDYIRAGLLSNADHRQMWSKYEGTNRQAIQYLPSDNTVPEVSSAPSESTIYREMNTRYRELEQKKISADEIQKAMEHDLKTYFKLTGEKEQRFCNKENLIALVPDNIIKELEKILRHVTIKTGKVMSDKVFQMMAIHIYNLVKRSQQDHVLKNDMHEAIIDKYPEMYGVAKECMAILEADLGVRIPEEEASYFIMFLTHDEMDAIERLAKVQVIVIAHGSGIASALCDTANQLLNHEGAIGINARLDEEPRQVFERLVRYIKNHQIMDDILLLVDMGSLTTFAGELEKLFPLKAESIPLVSTMHVLEASRKAMIGCSLREVYVETLKVNDYMAIYQDRKALEQVQKPKVRPQATDSFHFRPLAIISICLTGEGTAVTIRDIIRKEISFDEKEITIVPINLVGKESIYVRLQELTKEYEIICVISTFAIKTEYPTFELYTVMNRAGLQRIQDCIDEIYTYRSIKETILKYYDMPEIEELLSSIYRFNDEVNEMMSPSLFVSDKIGLSFHIIGMLRKIKRKEQIPHFEKGMVSFPQDKYIVPKIKNLFLDYFREHLEMINEDMLNHVAYAYLARSVSYTANG, from the coding sequence TTGCAGAGGATTGAAAAAGTGCTAGAGGCATTGGGCATGCTTTACGAGGAAAAGAAGCATGGCATAACGGCCGAGGAAATCGCCTATAGATTGAAAAGCGACAGAAGCAATATTTCGCGTGATCTGAATCAGCTGTATAAGGAAAAACGCTGCTACAAAGAAAAAACCAGACCGGTACGTTTTTTCCCGTGCGCACGCAAGGTGCCCCAACAGGCTGCGGCACCAAAGGAAACGCCTAAAATCGTGGACATGGATAAATTCCTGAAGAAGAATCCCAGCCTTTTCCATCAGATCGAGCAAGGGAAGGCTGCCATCCTGTATCCAGGGGACGGCATGCATATGCTGTTGCTGGGCGAAACTGGGGTGGGCAAGTCGTTGTTTGCCGATTTGCTGCACAAATACGGTATCCAATCGGGGAAACTGGCCGAATCTTCCCCCTTCATCCAGTTCAATTGCGCCGATTATGCCCATAATCCGCAACTATTGATGAGCCAGTTGTTTGGCCATACAAAAGGGGCTTATACGGGTGCGGAGACAAATAAGACAGGGCTGCTCGAGAAGGCGAACGGTGGCATCCTATTTTTGGATGAAATCCACCGGTTGCCGATCGAAGGGCAGGAGATGCTGTTCACCTACATCGACCGCGGTGTTTTCCGGCCGCTCGGCGAATCCGAAAAGGATCACCATGCCAATGTCCTGATCATCGGCGCTACGACGGAGAAGAAGGACACACTTCTGAAAACATTCATCCGCAGACTGCCGATCATCATCGATCTGCCGAGTTTGAGGGAAAGGTCGATCGAGGAACGCCATCAGCTGTTCGATGCCTTCGTCCAGCAGGAAGTCGACCAGTTGGGAGTGCCGATGTATTTCAGCAAGAATGCGCTGAAAGCTTTTCTGCATTACAAATGCGAATTGAACATCGGGCAATTCAAAGCGGATATCCGGATCGCTTTCGCGAAAAGCTATGCCCGTTTCTTGGCAGTCAAAGAAAATTATCTGAAAGTCAGCAGCAATGATCTGCCGGATTACATCCGGGCGGGTCTGCTCAGCAATGCGGACCACCGTCAGATGTGGTCGAAATACGAAGGGACGAACCGACAGGCGATCCAATATCTTCCTTCCGACAATACCGTTCCGGAAGTCAGCAGCGCGCCGAGCGAAAGCACCATTTATCGGGAAATGAATACACGCTACAGGGAATTGGAGCAGAAAAAAATCAGTGCGGATGAGATCCAAAAAGCGATGGAGCACGATCTGAAGACGTATTTCAAGTTGACTGGAGAAAAGGAACAACGCTTCTGCAACAAGGAAAATTTGATTGCGCTTGTGCCTGACAACATCATCAAGGAACTGGAAAAAATCCTCCGCCATGTCACGATCAAGACAGGCAAAGTGATGAGCGATAAGGTGTTCCAGATGATGGCGATCCATATCTACAACCTTGTGAAGCGAAGCCAACAGGATCATGTGCTGAAAAACGATATGCATGAAGCGATCATCGACAAATATCCGGAGATGTATGGTGTCGCGAAAGAATGTATGGCCATTTTGGAAGCGGACCTGGGTGTGCGCATTCCGGAAGAGGAAGCGAGTTACTTCATCATGTTCCTGACGCACGATGAGATGGATGCGATCGAAAGATTGGCGAAAGTGCAGGTAATCGTGATTGCGCACGGATCAGGGATTGCGTCGGCACTTTGCGACACGGCGAACCAACTGCTGAACCATGAGGGTGCCATCGGGATCAATGCGCGCTTGGATGAGGAGCCCCGACAGGTATTCGAAAGGCTGGTCCGCTACATCAAAAACCATCAGATTATGGACGATATCCTGCTGCTGGTGGATATGGGCAGCCTGACGACTTTTGCGGGGGAACTGGAAAAGCTGTTCCCCTTGAAGGCCGAGTCCATCCCATTGGTGAGCACCATGCATGTCCTCGAGGCCAGCAGAAAAGCGATGATCGGTTGCAGTCTGCGTGAAGTCTACGTCGAGACCCTGAAGGTGAACGACTATATGGCCATCTATCAGGACAGGAAGGCATTGGAACAGGTGCAGAAGCCCAAAGTGCGGCCGCAAGCCACGGATTCGTTCCATTTCAGACCGTTGGCGATCATTTCGATCTGCCTGACCGGCGAGGGAACCGCCGTAACGATCCGTGACATCATCCGCAAGGAGATTTCCTTCGACGAGAAGGAAATCACGATCGTACCGATCAACCTGGTCGGCAAGGAGAGCATTTATGTGCGCCTTCAGGAATTGACGAAGGAATACGAGATCATCTGTGTCATCAGCACCTTTGCGATCAAAACGGAGTATCCGACCTTTGAGCTGTATACGGTCATGAACCGGGCGGGACTGCAAAGGATTCAGGACTGCATCGATGAAATCTATACGTATCGTTCGATTAAGGAAACGATCCTGAAGTATTACGACATGCCCGAAATAGAGGAGCTGCTGTCCAGCATTTATCGCTTCAACGATGAAGTGAACGAAATGATGAGCCCTTCCCTGTTTGTGAGCGATAAGATCGGCCTTTCCTTCCATATCATCGGTATGCTGCGCAAAATCAAGCGCAAGGAACAGATTCCGCATTTTGAAAAAGGCATGGTTTCCTTTCCGCAGGACAAATATATCGTTCCGAAAATCAAGAATCTTTTCCTGGATTATTTCCGGGAGCATCTGGAGATGATCAACGAGGACATGCTGAACCATGTCGCCTATGCTTACTTGGCCCGAAGTGTGTCCTACACGGCGAACGGCTGA
- a CDS encoding adenylosuccinate synthase, with amino-acid sequence MTSVVVVGTQWGDEGKGKITDFLSENAEVIARYQGGDNAGHTIQFDGVTYKLHLIPSGIFYPEKISVIGNGVVVNPKSLIKELAYLKDHGINTDNLRISDRAHVILPYHIQLDQLQEDSKGENKIGTTIKGIGPAYMDKAARVGIRVADLLDKEIFEERLKINLEEKNRQFTKMFDSVEIKFEDIFEEYYQYGQELKKYVTDTSVILNDVLDAGKRVLFEGAQGVMLDIDQGTYPFVTSSNPVAGGVTIGSGVGPTKIDKVVGVCKAYTSRVGDGPFPTELFDEVGSQIREVGREYGTTTGRPRRIGWFDAVVMRHSKRVSGITNLCLNSIDVLSGLETVKICTAYKNGEGELIYHYPASLKELAQCTPVYEELPGWSEDITGCRTLEELPENARNYVRRVQETVGVRISTFSVGPDRNQTNVLENVWASI; translated from the coding sequence ATGACTTCAGTAGTAGTTGTTGGGACTCAATGGGGAGACGAAGGTAAAGGGAAGATTACAGATTTCCTTAGTGAGAATGCAGAAGTAATCGCTAGATATCAAGGCGGAGACAATGCTGGCCACACAATCCAGTTTGATGGCGTTACATACAAATTGCACTTAATTCCATCCGGCATTTTTTATCCAGAAAAAATCAGTGTGATCGGAAACGGCGTAGTAGTGAATCCGAAATCATTGATCAAAGAATTGGCATATTTGAAAGATCACGGCATCAACACGGATAACCTGCGTATTTCCGACCGTGCCCATGTCATTTTGCCTTATCATATTCAATTGGATCAGCTTCAGGAAGATTCAAAAGGCGAAAACAAAATCGGTACGACGATCAAAGGTATCGGGCCAGCTTACATGGATAAAGCAGCGCGTGTCGGTATCCGTGTAGCTGATTTGTTGGACAAAGAGATCTTTGAAGAGCGCCTGAAAATCAACTTGGAAGAAAAGAATCGTCAGTTCACAAAAATGTTCGATTCTGTAGAAATCAAATTCGAAGATATTTTTGAAGAGTATTACCAATATGGTCAAGAACTCAAAAAATATGTAACCGACACATCCGTTATCTTGAACGATGTATTGGATGCAGGTAAACGCGTCCTATTCGAAGGCGCTCAAGGGGTTATGTTGGATATCGACCAAGGTACTTATCCATTCGTTACTTCTTCCAACCCGGTTGCTGGTGGGGTAACCATCGGTAGCGGTGTGGGCCCTACCAAGATCGATAAAGTTGTCGGTGTCTGCAAGGCTTACACTTCCCGTGTCGGCGATGGCCCGTTCCCTACTGAGTTATTCGATGAAGTAGGAAGCCAAATCCGCGAAGTCGGCCGTGAATACGGAACAACGACAGGCAGACCGCGCCGTATCGGCTGGTTTGATGCAGTTGTTATGCGTCATTCAAAACGCGTTTCAGGCATCACTAACCTATGCTTGAACTCCATCGATGTTTTGAGTGGTTTGGAAACAGTCAAAATCTGTACAGCTTATAAAAATGGTGAAGGTGAATTGATCTACCATTATCCAGCAAGCTTGAAGGAATTGGCTCAATGTACGCCTGTCTATGAAGAGTTGCCAGGCTGGAGCGAAGACATCACTGGCTGCCGCACATTGGAAGAACTTCCTGAAAATGCACGCAACTATGTCCGTCGCGTTCAAGAAACGGTTGGCGTTCGCATCTCCACTTTCTCAGTGGGACCTGACCGCAACCAAACGAACGTTTTGGAAAATGTTTGGGCAAGCATCTAA
- the dnaB gene encoding replicative DNA helicase, with translation MEDTLQDRIPPHSIEAEQSVLGSIFLDPETVVNVLEYLESSDFYRKNHQIIFDAILQLNNRNEAIDVVTISNELDTKNQLENAGGMEYLAELAVAVPTSANVEYYAKIVEEKSILRNLIRSATEIVRKGYEEGDELAVMLDSAEQNILQVSERRNRSGFIRISDVVSASLQNIESLAQRSDDVTGVPTGYIALDKMTAGLQKEELIILAARPAVGKTAFALNIAQNVATKADQVVAIFSLEMGAESLVNRMLCAEGNIDAGHLRTGQLSEDEWSNLIMAMGTLGQSKIFIDDTPGIRIAEIRAKSRRLLQEQGKLGLIVIDYLQLIEGNNRESRQQEVSDISRQLKKLAKELKVPVIALSQLSRGVEQRQDKRPVLSDIRESGSIEQDADIVAFLYRDDYYEREGGEESERDEQENNVVEVIIEKNRSGARGTVKLLFKKEFNKFSSMSYMPEIS, from the coding sequence ATGGAAGATACACTTCAAGATCGCATACCCCCTCATAGTATAGAAGCAGAGCAATCCGTTCTGGGTTCCATTTTTTTGGATCCCGAAACGGTTGTGAATGTTTTAGAATACCTTGAATCATCTGATTTTTACAGAAAAAATCATCAGATTATTTTTGATGCGATTTTGCAATTGAACAATCGGAATGAAGCGATAGACGTCGTCACTATCTCGAATGAGTTGGATACGAAGAATCAGCTTGAAAATGCTGGCGGCATGGAGTACTTAGCCGAATTGGCGGTCGCGGTACCCACTTCAGCCAACGTGGAATATTACGCCAAGATAGTGGAAGAGAAATCGATCTTGCGCAATCTGATCCGATCAGCTACAGAAATCGTCCGCAAAGGCTATGAAGAGGGTGATGAGCTTGCTGTCATGCTGGACAGCGCCGAACAGAACATCCTTCAGGTATCCGAACGGAGAAACCGATCCGGGTTCATCCGCATATCGGATGTCGTTTCGGCATCGCTGCAGAATATCGAATCATTGGCTCAACGAAGCGATGACGTCACTGGGGTGCCGACAGGCTATATCGCTTTGGACAAAATGACGGCGGGCCTCCAAAAAGAAGAGCTGATCATCCTGGCGGCGCGTCCGGCCGTAGGTAAGACCGCTTTTGCGCTGAACATCGCGCAGAATGTCGCAACCAAGGCGGATCAGGTAGTCGCTATCTTCAGCTTGGAGATGGGGGCGGAGTCATTGGTCAACCGGATGCTGTGTGCGGAAGGGAACATCGATGCCGGCCACCTGAGGACAGGACAGCTTTCTGAGGATGAGTGGTCCAACCTGATCATGGCGATGGGGACGCTGGGCCAGTCAAAAATCTTCATAGATGATACGCCGGGGATCCGGATTGCGGAAATCAGGGCAAAAAGCCGTCGTTTGCTGCAGGAACAGGGAAAACTGGGCCTCATCGTGATCGATTATCTGCAGCTGATCGAAGGGAATAACCGCGAAAGTCGCCAACAGGAAGTTTCCGACATTTCGCGTCAATTGAAAAAGTTGGCGAAGGAACTGAAAGTACCGGTAATCGCCCTTTCCCAATTGTCCCGTGGCGTGGAGCAAAGGCAAGACAAGCGTCCGGTATTGAGCGATATCCGTGAATCGGGATCGATCGAGCAGGATGCCGATATCGTTGCTTTCCTGTACCGCGATGATTATTACGAACGTGAAGGCGGCGAAGAATCGGAACGGGATGAGCAGGAGAACAATGTCGTAGAAGTCATCATCGAAAAAAACCGGAGTGGGGCGCGGGGAACCGTAAAGCTCCTGTTCAAAAAGGAATTCAATAAATTTTCTTCGATGAGCTATATGCCGGAAATTAGTTAA
- the rplI gene encoding 50S ribosomal protein L9, producing the protein MKVVFLEDVKGKGKKGEVKDVADGYANFLIKNRKAEEANAATISALKGQKKAEEKKQAEELAAAQELKALLENDESIIKLSAKIGEDGRLFGSITTKQVAEALQKQHNVKLDKRKIELENPIRALGFTKMPVKIHPEVTAMLTVQVTEG; encoded by the coding sequence ATGAAAGTTGTTTTTTTAGAGGACGTTAAAGGTAAAGGTAAAAAAGGGGAAGTCAAAGATGTTGCGGATGGCTACGCTAATTTCCTGATCAAAAACCGCAAGGCTGAAGAAGCGAATGCCGCCACTATTTCCGCATTGAAAGGCCAAAAGAAGGCTGAAGAGAAGAAGCAGGCAGAGGAGTTAGCAGCAGCCCAAGAATTAAAAGCACTGCTGGAGAATGATGAATCAATCATCAAATTGTCCGCAAAAATTGGCGAAGATGGTCGATTGTTCGGTTCCATAACAACGAAACAGGTTGCTGAAGCGTTGCAAAAGCAACATAATGTTAAATTGGATAAACGAAAAATTGAATTAGAAAATCCTATCCGCGCATTGGGTTTCACAAAAATGCCCGTAAAAATTCATCCGGAAGTGACAGCGATGTTGACTGTACAAGTGACGGAAGGGTAA
- a CDS encoding DHH family phosphoesterase has protein sequence MKIKEKLKNLPHFIKADKIKVPFLIIVFLLLVIVVLTFIADWKIGIGITLLCVGIVGFISYSSEYLIDETNQYISDLSYRIKKGEQEALIKMPIGILLYNKQEEIQWMNPYLIKYFGKKDTLGRKLKVVDEELYQLFKESQDYVIRRVKWGDHYFDMIIQEDIGVIYLMDITEYAKIEEKYKDEKFVFGNIIVDNYDEAVQSMNDRKRSNVNNYLTNQLTNWANMNNVFLKRVDDDRFIALTNMRALKKIEENNFDIINQIRERTYKQNFPLTLSMGFSYEKTFEQTNFKEVAKMAQSNIDLALARGGDQVVVRAENEDARFYGGKTNPMEKRTRIRARMISQALEELIIHADKVIIMGHSYPDMDVIGSCLGIRRISQMNNREAWIVLDPQQFSNDVNRIMQEIDKDPLIAKRIISPEQAMALVTPQTLIVMVDVHRPSMTPAPGLLNLSKKIVVLDHHRRGQEFPKDSVLVYMEPYASSTSELIAELFEYQSNEMDAINKIEATAMLAGIIVDTRNFSLRTGSRTFDAASYLQSNGADTVLIQKSLKEDLDTYLLRSHLLQTMEFVNGNLAIVHGEDEKIYDTVVAAQTADTMLSMEAVDASFVVTKRQDGRVGISARSLGQYNVQTVMEKLGGGGHLSNAATQIENTTVHEVVEKLKAVINPEKIKEGE, from the coding sequence ATGAAAATAAAGGAAAAGTTAAAGAATCTTCCTCACTTCATAAAGGCTGACAAGATTAAGGTTCCTTTCCTGATTATCGTGTTCTTATTGCTGGTGATTGTTGTTTTGACTTTCATTGCAGACTGGAAAATCGGTATTGGAATTACGCTCTTATGCGTTGGAATTGTTGGGTTCATCAGTTATTCTTCGGAGTATTTGATTGATGAGACAAATCAATACATATCTGACTTATCTTATCGAATCAAAAAAGGTGAACAAGAGGCTTTAATTAAAATGCCTATTGGGATACTTCTATATAATAAGCAAGAAGAAATCCAATGGATGAACCCATATTTAATAAAGTATTTTGGCAAGAAAGATACACTGGGCAGAAAGCTGAAAGTGGTTGATGAAGAATTATATCAGCTTTTTAAAGAATCGCAGGATTATGTGATACGCCGTGTGAAATGGGGAGATCATTATTTTGATATGATCATTCAAGAGGATATTGGCGTCATTTATTTGATGGATATAACAGAATATGCCAAAATTGAAGAGAAGTACAAAGACGAAAAATTTGTTTTTGGGAATATCATTGTCGACAATTATGATGAGGCTGTTCAATCCATGAACGATCGTAAGCGATCGAATGTAAACAACTATCTGACGAATCAACTCACAAATTGGGCAAACATGAATAATGTCTTTCTGAAACGAGTAGATGATGACCGCTTTATAGCATTGACCAATATGCGTGCATTAAAGAAAATCGAAGAAAACAATTTTGATATCATAAATCAAATAAGGGAAAGAACCTACAAGCAAAATTTTCCGTTGACATTGAGCATGGGTTTCTCATATGAGAAAACTTTTGAGCAAACCAATTTTAAAGAAGTCGCTAAAATGGCGCAGTCGAATATTGATTTAGCCTTGGCAAGAGGTGGCGATCAGGTTGTTGTGCGGGCCGAAAATGAAGATGCCCGTTTCTATGGTGGTAAAACTAACCCAATGGAAAAACGGACCCGTATCCGTGCGAGAATGATCAGCCAAGCTTTGGAAGAGCTTATTATCCATGCCGATAAAGTTATCATCATGGGTCATAGTTATCCGGATATGGACGTTATCGGTTCCTGTTTAGGAATCCGCCGCATTTCTCAGATGAACAATCGGGAAGCCTGGATAGTATTGGATCCGCAACAATTTTCCAATGATGTGAACCGGATCATGCAGGAGATAGACAAAGATCCTTTGATTGCGAAGCGGATCATTTCGCCTGAACAAGCAATGGCATTGGTGACGCCACAGACGCTGATCGTGATGGTTGATGTCCATCGCCCATCCATGACACCGGCACCTGGGCTGTTGAATCTGTCCAAAAAAATAGTTGTTTTGGATCATCACAGACGCGGACAAGAATTTCCGAAAGATTCTGTTTTGGTTTATATGGAACCTTATGCGTCCTCCACATCGGAATTGATCGCTGAATTGTTCGAATATCAATCCAATGAGATGGATGCTATCAATAAGATAGAAGCAACTGCTATGTTGGCGGGGATTATCGTCGATACCCGCAACTTCAGTTTGAGAACCGGATCAAGGACTTTTGATGCTGCCAGTTATCTGCAATCTAATGGAGCCGATACCGTACTGATCCAGAAATCACTGAAAGAGGACTTGGATACTTATCTGTTGCGAAGCCATTTGTTGCAGACAATGGAATTTGTGAATGGTAACCTGGCGATCGTCCATGGGGAAGATGAAAAAATCTATGACACAGTCGTAGCTGCTCAAACAGCCGACACGATGTTGTCGATGGAAGCGGTAGATGCTTCATTTGTCGTCACAAAACGCCAAGACGGCAGAGTCGGAATCAGCGCCAGAAGTCTGGGTCAATACAATGTGCAGACAGTCATGGAAAAATTAGGTGGCGGCGGACATTTATCCAATGCAGCCACTCAGATTGAGAATACGACAGTCCATGAAGTCGTTGAGAAACTGAAAGCAGTCATAAATCCAGAAAAAATCAAGGAAGGGGAATAA